One part of the Mangrovibacillus cuniculi genome encodes these proteins:
- a CDS encoding DNA polymerase thumb domain-containing protein: MSVDYAKLPNKQILCVDMKSFYASCTAVMMGLDPMEAYIAIVGDLERKGSVVLAASPRMKEEFGIKTGARLFDIPDDPKIQLIEPKMATYLRISTEITQLFHRYVPKESIHTYSVDESFLELDGTNELWKGDAKEIAWRIKDEIEREFQLPCAIGIGPNMLMAKLCLDLEAKKHGVAEWTYEDVPTKLWPVSPLSKMWGIGSRVEKKLQRLGIYTVGQLARYDLERLESTFGIMGNQLYYHAWGVDLSELGAPILEGQISFGKSQILLRDYDDPSEVKHVILEMCEEVARRARQHRKAGRTISLGIGYSHTEFGGGFYRSRSIDEPTNVTMELYRVCLELFEENFVPKTVRKISIALSSIVEDSCIQLNLFEPKKEQQRALGYVVDGIRTKYGSGSLLRAVSYTKAGTANYRAKLVGGHKA; the protein is encoded by the coding sequence ATGTCCGTTGATTACGCAAAATTACCTAATAAACAAATTCTGTGCGTAGATATGAAGAGTTTTTATGCCAGTTGTACAGCGGTGATGATGGGGTTAGATCCGATGGAAGCGTATATCGCAATTGTAGGTGACTTAGAACGAAAAGGAAGTGTCGTTTTGGCTGCTTCTCCTCGGATGAAAGAAGAGTTCGGGATTAAAACGGGTGCAAGACTTTTTGATATTCCAGATGATCCAAAGATACAATTGATTGAGCCGAAAATGGCAACGTACCTTCGTATTTCTACAGAAATTACTCAGTTGTTTCATCGATACGTACCGAAAGAATCCATTCATACGTATAGCGTTGACGAAAGTTTTCTAGAACTAGATGGCACGAATGAGCTTTGGAAAGGTGATGCGAAGGAAATTGCTTGGCGTATAAAAGATGAGATAGAGCGAGAATTCCAATTGCCATGTGCTATTGGAATCGGTCCAAATATGTTGATGGCAAAACTGTGTCTAGATTTAGAAGCCAAAAAACATGGCGTAGCGGAATGGACGTATGAAGATGTGCCAACAAAGCTATGGCCAGTTTCACCTCTTAGTAAAATGTGGGGAATTGGTTCAAGAGTAGAGAAAAAACTTCAACGACTAGGAATATATACAGTGGGCCAATTAGCACGATACGATTTAGAACGGTTAGAATCTACGTTTGGTATTATGGGGAATCAGCTGTATTATCATGCGTGGGGAGTAGATTTATCAGAGCTTGGTGCACCGATTTTAGAGGGGCAAATTAGCTTCGGTAAAAGTCAGATCTTACTTCGAGATTATGACGACCCTTCCGAAGTAAAGCATGTCATTTTAGAGATGTGTGAAGAAGTAGCTAGGCGCGCGCGACAGCATAGAAAAGCGGGACGGACCATCAGTCTTGGGATTGGATACAGTCATACAGAATTTGGTGGAGGGTTTTATCGATCACGTTCGATTGATGAACCGACAAATGTCACGATGGAGTTATATCGTGTGTGCTTAGAACTGTTTGAAGAAAATTTTGTTCCCAAAACGGTGAGGAAAATTTCTATTGCCTTGTCCTCTATTGTGGAAGACTCGTGCATCCAGCTAAATTTATTTGAACCGAAAAAAGAACAACAACGAGCCTTAGGGTACGTAGTCGATGGAATTAGAACGAAATATGGTTCTGGATCTCTGTTGAGGGCTGTTTCGTATACGAAAGCAGGAACAGCTAACTACAGAGCGAAATTAGTGGGCGGTCATAAAGCGTAG
- a CDS encoding YqzH family protein, producing MDSGLVEKMIRERIKAYHHVATKDELNHLLQKVQEEMETDPTTSIYDHIQNVLYEYITV from the coding sequence GTGGACAGTGGTTTAGTAGAAAAAATGATAAGAGAACGAATAAAGGCCTATCATCACGTAGCTACAAAAGATGAGTTGAACCATTTACTCCAAAAAGTACAAGAAGAGATGGAGACCGATCCAACCACCTCTATTTATGACCACATCCAAAATGTGTTGTATGAATATATCACGGTGTAA
- a CDS encoding GRAM domain-containing protein yields MKETAVYDGLANVFKGKEAVGGKLYLTNDALIHKAHAANVQKEDVVIPLSEITGVTPKKSFMVLPNRLVVHTKDGQDFVFVVYKRDVWMEKLTNKLVVS; encoded by the coding sequence ATGAAAGAAACTGCGGTTTATGACGGTTTAGCAAACGTATTTAAAGGCAAAGAAGCTGTAGGTGGAAAACTATACTTGACGAATGATGCATTGATCCATAAAGCTCATGCAGCTAACGTTCAAAAAGAGGATGTTGTAATTCCGCTGAGTGAAATTACAGGAGTTACTCCAAAGAAATCCTTCATGGTGCTACCTAATAGATTAGTTGTACACACGAAAGATGGACAGGATTTTGTTTTTGTTGTCTATAAGCGTGATGTGTGGATGGAGAAGCTTACCAATAAATTAGTCGTATCATGA
- a CDS encoding helix-turn-helix domain-containing protein: MIGERIKALRKERKMTQTDLADGIVTKSMLSMIENGKAEASMRSLREIAERLGVPLQALLVNPKEDELRKIVQEIEALADASRDAYEEKLIDKLLSYMEDAHDSIWKAKAMMIVSFCYAELKNREKVILYLEQAIILFERLGEKDELAMARILEAYYFLQWNRYEDAMSKIELLSHLSVTGTKPNTRIEFYMLLVFKELFYEDDSTLAMKHLEEGLEFMKSIHTYYRADDFYRLIASLAMDEGNVEAYKEAIHKARQFVEFTEDAASRLRLVFTESLNSIEHRDAKALREQYAYVSSVQLSSHYEVPKLLIQGVLHALEGNTAEGSNVFHELWTQREKWSVHSQLDQMVYLEGLLLGTELNCGDDWVEEIQSLSEKFPNNRYKKRLLKRLEKIKKEQR; the protein is encoded by the coding sequence ATGATTGGAGAACGCATAAAAGCCCTACGAAAAGAGCGCAAAATGACACAAACAGATCTAGCAGACGGAATTGTAACGAAGTCTATGTTAAGCATGATTGAAAATGGAAAAGCAGAGGCTTCCATGCGGAGTTTACGTGAAATTGCGGAGCGATTGGGTGTGCCTTTGCAAGCTTTATTAGTAAATCCAAAAGAAGACGAACTGCGAAAAATTGTGCAAGAAATTGAGGCTTTAGCGGATGCAAGCCGAGATGCCTACGAAGAGAAGTTGATCGATAAACTCCTATCGTACATGGAGGATGCACATGATTCTATCTGGAAAGCAAAAGCGATGATGATCGTATCTTTTTGCTACGCAGAGCTAAAAAATAGAGAGAAAGTTATCTTATACCTAGAACAAGCTATCATTCTGTTTGAACGTCTAGGGGAGAAAGATGAGCTGGCTATGGCTCGAATACTAGAAGCATATTACTTTTTACAGTGGAATCGTTACGAAGATGCCATGAGTAAAATTGAATTATTGTCACATTTGTCTGTAACAGGCACAAAGCCGAATACACGGATTGAGTTTTATATGCTGTTGGTTTTTAAAGAATTATTTTATGAAGACGATAGTACACTTGCTATGAAACATTTAGAAGAAGGTCTCGAATTTATGAAGAGCATCCACACATATTATAGAGCAGATGATTTTTATCGGTTGATTGCAAGTTTAGCGATGGATGAAGGGAATGTAGAGGCTTATAAAGAGGCTATTCATAAGGCTCGTCAGTTTGTTGAGTTCACAGAGGATGCTGCTTCTCGACTTCGTTTAGTTTTTACAGAAAGTTTAAACTCCATTGAACATCGTGATGCGAAAGCACTTAGAGAACAATATGCCTACGTTTCTTCTGTTCAGTTAAGTAGTCATTATGAAGTACCGAAATTGCTTATTCAAGGAGTCCTTCATGCTTTAGAAGGAAATACCGCAGAAGGATCCAATGTCTTTCATGAATTATGGACACAAAGAGAAAAATGGAGTGTGCACAGTCAACTAGATCAGATGGTGTACCTTGAGGGTTTGTTATTAGGAACAGAACTTAATTGTGGAGATGATTGGGTGGAGGAGATACAATCATTATCGGAAAAATTTCCAAACAACCGATATAAGAAACGACTGTTAAAACGTTTAGAAAAAATTAAGAAAGAGCAACGTTGA
- a CDS encoding MFS transporter: MKSNLWLLLIGKFASVFASSLFTFVAGLTVLKNSESGLQFALVLLAGTLPRVLLSPIAGVYADRLDRRKVIISMESSSALLFFVAGISSIFIEFTLPVFLLISFTLTTLSTFLSVTLTSSIPLLIEKDQLQKANSLMQSIASGSSIGSPIIAGALFLIVPIPFFLISSSILFGISAILAAKLSFVKKVKKEEKTPMKEELKSGFRYLQKNRPLWVLSITAAFLNFFFIAQEVLFPIVAVKELKLSAFQFGFLESTFAVGFLLAALLHATPALKIIYPLATTRYSLFVMSILFIGPAIPLVVPMSKSFIILFFVLQFLLMGFFVMRTNMPIQLYIQTKTDPAYLGRVMGVLESLAMGIMPLGMVLFGILSDIVPIQWLFVGCTASLLVITILAALNLTDEIKEEKEENSTLVKDVSLKTAE, translated from the coding sequence ATGAAATCAAATTTGTGGTTATTGCTTATTGGAAAGTTTGCATCGGTATTCGCTTCTAGTTTATTTACATTTGTAGCAGGATTAACCGTATTAAAGAACTCTGAGTCAGGTCTACAATTTGCTTTAGTGTTACTAGCAGGGACATTACCACGAGTATTGCTCTCACCTATCGCTGGTGTATACGCAGACCGTTTAGACAGGCGAAAAGTAATTATATCCATGGAAAGTTCAAGTGCACTTCTTTTTTTCGTAGCAGGAATCAGCAGCATCTTCATCGAGTTCACCCTACCAGTATTTCTTCTCATAAGTTTTACATTAACAACCCTATCTACCTTTTTATCTGTCACACTAACAAGTTCTATCCCACTTCTTATTGAAAAAGATCAATTACAAAAAGCAAATTCACTTATGCAAAGTATTGCTTCAGGTTCCAGTATCGGCTCTCCAATCATTGCTGGAGCACTATTTTTAATCGTTCCAATACCATTTTTCTTAATAAGTTCCAGTATTCTATTTGGTATATCTGCTATCTTAGCAGCTAAGTTATCCTTTGTGAAAAAGGTGAAAAAAGAAGAAAAGACACCAATGAAAGAAGAACTAAAAAGTGGGTTTCGTTACTTACAAAAAAATAGACCTTTATGGGTTTTGTCCATTACTGCTGCTTTTCTAAATTTCTTCTTTATTGCTCAAGAGGTATTATTTCCGATTGTAGCTGTCAAAGAACTTAAGTTGTCTGCTTTCCAGTTTGGCTTTTTAGAAAGTACATTTGCAGTTGGCTTTTTACTAGCAGCATTACTACATGCAACACCTGCGTTAAAAATAATTTATCCATTAGCAACAACGCGATATTCTCTGTTTGTCATGAGTATCCTTTTCATCGGACCTGCCATACCATTGGTTGTACCAATGTCAAAATCTTTTATTATCCTATTTTTTGTCCTTCAGTTTTTACTAATGGGATTCTTTGTAATGAGAACAAACATGCCTATTCAACTATATATACAAACAAAAACAGATCCAGCTTATTTAGGGAGAGTCATGGGTGTCTTAGAATCATTAGCGATGGGAATCATGCCTTTAGGGATGGTATTGTTTGGTATCTTAAGTGATATTGTACCTATTCAATGGTTGTTCGTTGGCTGTACAGCAAGTCTACTTGTCATAACGATTCTCGCTGCGTTGAATCTAACTGATGAGATTAAAGAGGAAAAAGAAGAAAATTCTACTTTGGTGAAAGATGTTTCTCTAAAAACTGCTGAATAA
- a CDS encoding SDR family NAD(P)-dependent oxidoreductase, with amino-acid sequence MGNSRIKGKHIVITGASSGIGARMAYLAAEQGANVSLVARRLEVLKELKEKIEKEFHVRCEVFSCDIANREQIKAVFKEIQSIAPVDVLVNNAGFGVFDYAHEAKEEDVEGMFDVNVLGLIACTSEVLPQMMRQKSGHIINIASQAGKMATPKSSVYAATKHAVLGYTNSLRMEVSSHGIFVTSVNPGPIATNFFEVADQSGSYVKNVERWMLKPDDIATPVIESLFKSVREINRPRWMNAAGKLYQVMPGLVEKLGGKAFSQK; translated from the coding sequence TTGGGTAATTCACGTATAAAAGGAAAACACATTGTCATTACAGGTGCTTCTAGTGGTATTGGGGCCAGAATGGCGTATTTGGCGGCAGAACAAGGAGCGAATGTATCCCTAGTTGCTCGTCGTTTAGAAGTACTAAAGGAACTTAAGGAGAAAATCGAAAAGGAGTTCCACGTACGCTGTGAAGTGTTTTCCTGCGATATAGCAAATCGCGAACAAATTAAAGCTGTTTTTAAAGAGATTCAATCCATCGCCCCGGTGGATGTTTTAGTAAACAATGCTGGTTTTGGGGTATTTGATTACGCTCATGAAGCAAAGGAAGAAGATGTTGAGGGGATGTTTGATGTAAATGTCCTTGGATTAATTGCTTGTACAAGTGAAGTGCTTCCTCAAATGATGAGACAGAAATCTGGTCATATCATTAATATTGCTTCTCAAGCAGGCAAAATGGCTACACCAAAATCCAGTGTGTATGCAGCAACAAAGCATGCTGTGCTCGGATATACGAATAGCTTGCGTATGGAGGTTTCCTCGCATGGCATTTTTGTTACTAGTGTAAATCCTGGTCCCATTGCAACAAATTTCTTTGAAGTAGCTGACCAATCAGGTTCTTATGTGAAAAATGTAGAGCGTTGGATGTTAAAACCAGATGATATTGCTACCCCAGTTATTGAATCTTTATTTAAATCGGTTCGAGAAATTAATCGTCCTCGTTGGATGAATGCAGCGGGAAAATTGTATCAAGTCATGCCAGGTCTAGTAGAAAAGCTTGGTGGAAAAGCGTTTTCTCAAAAATAA
- a CDS encoding MBL fold metallo-hydrolase, producing MKKIQDNLYQITIPTPFAVGDVHIYLLDAPVPTLVDVGPNTDLAEEIVQTELAKVGLSISAIEQVVLTHHHPDHSGLLDRFPSSTTVIAHQDGGRWLLHSEEFLLHHDSFFEQLLKQVGLPTIPPKAIERFRQPLVVACTRAIDLSIEEGDRLPGLPEWEVLGTPGHAEGHITLIHSTSRVALGGDVLLSHISSNPLVEPPFEIGGQRHKPILQYNNSLKKLHKEALSAVWSGHGDVVSNPSELIKLRLTKQHERAMAVLTYLQETKEPQTLFSICKWLFPLAYKREFGLTLSETLAQLDYLEAEQLVSSTIEENGWVYYRCREGVSVG from the coding sequence ATGAAAAAAATTCAAGACAATCTATATCAAATTACCATCCCAACACCATTCGCCGTAGGGGATGTACATATTTACTTACTAGATGCACCTGTACCAACGCTTGTGGATGTAGGTCCTAATACGGATTTGGCAGAAGAGATTGTGCAAACAGAATTAGCTAAAGTTGGACTTAGCATCTCTGCTATTGAGCAAGTAGTCTTAACGCATCATCACCCAGACCATTCTGGGTTACTGGATCGCTTTCCTTCATCTACTACTGTCATTGCGCATCAGGACGGGGGGAGGTGGCTTCTTCATTCAGAGGAATTCCTTTTACACCATGACTCTTTTTTTGAACAACTTCTAAAACAAGTAGGACTCCCTACTATTCCACCAAAAGCAATAGAACGTTTTCGACAGCCGCTAGTCGTTGCTTGTACAAGGGCTATTGACCTTTCTATAGAAGAAGGTGATCGCTTACCAGGACTGCCTGAATGGGAAGTGTTAGGAACTCCTGGTCATGCAGAAGGTCATATTACGTTAATTCATTCCACTAGTCGTGTTGCTTTAGGCGGAGATGTGTTATTATCGCATATATCATCTAATCCGTTAGTAGAACCTCCGTTTGAAATAGGAGGGCAAAGACATAAACCTATCCTGCAGTATAATAATTCTTTAAAAAAATTGCATAAAGAAGCTTTATCAGCTGTCTGGAGTGGTCATGGCGACGTTGTTTCCAATCCATCTGAGCTCATTAAATTACGACTAACCAAACAACACGAGAGAGCAATGGCTGTTTTGACTTATTTACAAGAAACAAAGGAACCACAAACGTTATTTTCCATATGTAAATGGCTGTTTCCGTTGGCTTATAAAAGGGAATTTGGTTTAACGTTATCAGAAACGCTTGCGCAATTAGATTATTTGGAAGCGGAACAACTCGTTTCATCTACTATCGAAGAAAACGGATGGGTATATTATCGATGTAGAGAAGGTGTATCGGTTGGGTAA
- the namA gene encoding NADPH dehydrogenase NamA has translation MTAKLFEPYTIKNVTFKNRIAMAPMCMYSSHDEDGLVQDWHKVHYASRAVGQVGLIILEATAVQPEGRISSKDLGIWSDEHVEGLAELARLIKSHGTVPGIQLAHAGRKATVDGDIFAPSAIPFSNDYKTPNEMTKEDIKKTVQAFQDATVRASKAGFEVMEIHGAHGYLINEFLSPVSNKRTDEYGGSAENRYRLLREVIEAVKEVWDGVLFVRVSAKDYLPEGLDVEDYVEFSKWMKDQGVDLVDVSSGAVAPARIDVYPGYQVQLAEKIKHEATIATGAVGLITRGEQAEEILQNDRADIILLARELLRDPYWPRTAAKQLGVELEAPVQYDRGW, from the coding sequence ATGACGGCAAAATTATTTGAACCATACACAATAAAAAATGTTACGTTTAAAAACCGTATTGCAATGGCTCCAATGTGCATGTACTCTTCTCATGACGAAGATGGTCTAGTGCAAGATTGGCATAAAGTTCATTATGCATCTCGTGCAGTAGGGCAAGTTGGTTTAATTATTTTAGAAGCAACAGCTGTTCAACCAGAAGGTCGCATCTCTTCTAAAGATTTAGGAATCTGGTCTGATGAACATGTGGAAGGTTTAGCAGAACTTGCACGCTTAATTAAATCTCATGGAACTGTACCAGGTATCCAATTAGCACATGCAGGTCGTAAAGCAACGGTTGATGGAGATATTTTTGCGCCATCTGCTATTCCGTTTAGCAATGATTACAAAACACCTAATGAAATGACAAAAGAAGATATTAAGAAAACTGTGCAGGCATTCCAAGATGCAACAGTGAGAGCAAGCAAAGCTGGATTTGAAGTAATGGAAATCCATGGTGCTCACGGATACTTAATTAACGAATTCTTATCTCCAGTTTCCAATAAACGTACAGATGAATATGGAGGTAGCGCTGAAAATCGTTATCGCCTTCTTCGAGAAGTAATCGAAGCAGTTAAAGAAGTGTGGGACGGTGTGTTATTTGTCCGCGTGTCAGCAAAAGACTACTTACCGGAAGGATTAGACGTCGAAGATTATGTAGAGTTCAGTAAGTGGATGAAGGATCAAGGTGTAGATTTAGTCGACGTGAGCTCGGGTGCTGTGGCACCTGCTAGAATTGATGTATATCCTGGCTACCAAGTACAGTTAGCAGAAAAAATTAAGCACGAAGCAACTATTGCTACAGGAGCTGTTGGGTTAATCACTCGCGGTGAACAGGCAGAAGAAATTCTTCAAAACGACCGTGCTGACATAATTCTTTTAGCGAGAGAATTACTGCGCGATCCTTATTGGCCTCGTACTGCTGCTAAGCAATTGGGTGTAGAATTAGAAGCACCTGTTCAATATGATCGAGGTTGGTAA
- the rnz gene encoding ribonuclease Z: protein MKLRFLGTGGGVPSKLRNVTSIALEMLQERKAVWLFDCGEATQHQILHTPIRPRRIEKIFITHLHGDHIYGLPGLLGSRSFQGGEGPLTVYGPVGIKRFIDTTLSVSQTHLKYPLKIVEIEQEGVIFEDEQIKVITKWLDHAIPSLGFRVEEKDRVGTLDMEKISSLGVKPGPHLKDLKLGNAIEWDGIIIDPSDVLGEPIKGRVATILGDTRVCKGSKELMINADVCVHEATFSSEQTKMAFDYFHSTTTQAASAAKEMNVKKLLLTHISSRFLPSEWKDLEKEARSIFDNSFVVSDFEEEEV, encoded by the coding sequence TTGAAGCTACGATTTTTAGGAACCGGTGGAGGTGTACCATCAAAACTTCGTAATGTGACATCTATTGCTTTAGAAATGTTGCAAGAGCGAAAAGCAGTGTGGCTTTTTGATTGTGGAGAAGCGACACAGCACCAAATTTTACATACACCTATTCGTCCTCGCAGAATTGAAAAGATTTTTATTACGCATTTACATGGTGATCACATATACGGCTTACCAGGTTTATTAGGAAGTAGGTCATTTCAAGGTGGAGAAGGACCATTAACGGTGTATGGTCCTGTAGGTATAAAGCGATTTATTGATACAACATTATCGGTTAGTCAGACACATCTAAAATACCCTTTAAAAATAGTTGAAATAGAACAAGAAGGTGTTATTTTTGAGGATGAGCAAATAAAGGTTATAACTAAGTGGCTTGACCATGCTATACCCTCTCTAGGATTTCGTGTAGAGGAAAAAGACCGTGTTGGCACCTTAGACATGGAAAAAATCTCTTCTCTAGGCGTTAAGCCAGGCCCACACTTAAAAGATTTAAAACTTGGAAATGCTATAGAGTGGGATGGAATTATCATAGATCCAAGTGATGTGTTAGGAGAGCCGATAAAAGGTCGTGTCGCAACCATCTTAGGAGATACACGGGTGTGTAAGGGGAGTAAGGAATTAATGATCAATGCGGACGTTTGTGTTCATGAAGCAACTTTTTCCTCTGAGCAAACCAAAATGGCATTTGATTACTTTCATTCCACTACCACTCAGGCAGCATCTGCAGCAAAAGAAATGAATGTTAAGAAACTGCTTCTAACACATATCAGCTCTAGATTTTTACCATCTGAATGGAAAGACTTAGAGAAAGAAGCGAGAAGTATATTTGACAATTCTTTTGTCGTTTCTGATTTTGAGGAAGAAGAGGTATAA